In the genome of Scyliorhinus torazame isolate Kashiwa2021f chromosome 27, sScyTor2.1, whole genome shotgun sequence, one region contains:
- the LOC140403152 gene encoding transmembrane protein 205-like: MPTEGDPTALVKAAHLIILSTSWGMQIWVSLSGFVLINTISRHNFGLVQRSLFPYYFYTVLGGSFLNLSLYALYHPHELLNNDEAVQITSFFICVILSAFNAQWFGETTTEIMMEMHQIENEHHLGQEVGFGSHRELYKKLKEKDPKYQKLRQRFVKYHVLSMVCNLVCVFCNGLNLLYTATNLKTF; encoded by the exons ATGCCAACAGAGGGAGACCCTACGGCCCTGGTCAAAGCAGCCCACCTGATTATACTGTCTACCTCCTGGGGCATGCAGATATGGGTGTCGTTATCGG GTTTTGTTCTGATTAACACCATTAGCAGACATAATTTTGGCTTAGTTCAAAGAAGTTTGTTTCCTTACTATTTCTACACTGTCCTGGGAGGCTCATTCCTCAACCTGTCTCTTTATGCCTTGTATCATCCACACGAGTTACTCAACAATGATGAAGCCGTTCAG ATAACATCGTTTTTTATCTGCGTGATCCTCTCTGCATTTAATGCCCAATGGTTCGGTGAAACCACGACAGAGATTATGATGGAGATGCACCAGATCGAGAATGAGCACCACTTGGGACAGGAGGTGGGGTTTGGAAGCCACCGAGAACTCTACAAGAAGCTGAAGGAGAAAGACCCTAAATATCAGAAACTGCGCCAGCGCTTTGTCAAGTACCATGTCCTCTCCATGGTGTGTAACCTGGTCTGTGTTTTCTGTAATGGACTCAACCTGCTTTACACTGCAACCAACCTGAAGACTTTCTAG